GGTAATTTCACGACCGGGCAACAGTTGCTGCAGCTTGTCGTGCAACTGTTTGGCATTGGGGGTTTCGGCTTCCGCGCTGCATGCCACCAGCGTCAACAGGCCGCTGATAGCCAGCATACGGACGATACGGGGTAACTTCATGCTTTACCTTTAAGCGTTCATGGCATGCTGGATCAGCTTATGCTTCAGCCATGCCCATTGGTCAGTCAGTCCAAGCCCGGTATTACGCAGCACGCGCAGCACCGGATTGGCGTTGTTGAAAAGCTTTTGCAGGCCGTGCGTGACGCCCTGCATCAGCAACACATTTTCGCGCCGGGCCCGTTCATATCGGCGCAGCACCAGGTAATCACCACAACGGCTTGCCGGTTCGGCCACCAGAATACGCGCCAGTTCCATGGCATCGCCAAATCCCAGGTTCACGCCCTGCCCGGCGAGCGGATGCACCGCATGAGCGGCATCGCCAATCAGCGCCAGGCCCGGTTTGACCAGATCGGCCACCTGCATCAGCCGCAGTGGAAAAGCCGCCGCCGGCGAAATGATCTTGAGTTCGCCCAGCCGGTGCTGTCCGGCGCGGGCCACTTCCTGGCACAGCGCCTCGGCAGAAAGCCCGAGCAGCGCGTTCTTGCGCAGCTCGCCGCATGACCAGACCATGGACATCCGCTGTCCGGCCAGTGGCAAAAACGCCAGCACGCCGTCTTCAAAGAACCACTGGCTGGCGGTGGCCAGATGCGGTTTCTCGCATTCGAAATTGGCCACTACGCCCCACTGGTGATACGGGGTGGTTTTTTCTTCGATACCGGCTTGCGTACGCACCCACGATTGCACGCCATCGGCGCCCACCACCAGCCGTGCCGACAGACGCGGCCCGTGTGCCAGCGCCAGCAACTTGCCGCCGTCCGCCTCATCATGCAAAGCAGATGGCTGCGCCGGTGCCACCAGCGTGACATTGGCCGAATCTGCCGCCGCTTGCCACAGGGCACGCTGCAATTCACGGGATTCCACAATCCGCGCCAGTTCGTCCGAACCGGCTTCGACGGCGGTAAAAGCCAGTTCTGCGCGACCATCATCCCCGGCAATGCGCATCTGCCCCACTGATTGCAAGCGGCTGGCATCCATGCGCTGCCACGCGCCAATCTGCGTCAGAAAACGCCGGCTGGCCGGGCTGATGGCGTAGATACGGCTATCCCAGGTCGCGGCATCCCAGCTTTGGGCGGGGGGATGGCTATCAACCAGGGTGACCTGCAAGGGCGTGTCCTTGAGCGCGCAAGCCAGGGCACAACCCACCAGGCCACCGCCAACGATCAGGACATCTGCATCATGAAATTTCATGGGGCCGAGTGTAGCAGATGCCCCGATACACCGGGATACCAGGAATACATCCTGACCCGCGCTTGATGCAGCACAAGCAAGTTTGCGGACACCATCGCCAGCAGCAGGCCGGCCTGTCAGGGTGGCGCCATGCTGATCCCCTACCTGGGCGCCATGGCGGCCTTTGTCGCGGGCGTTTGCCTGCTGCAATTGCAACCGGCGCTGCCCGCCGTTTATGCGCCACTGCCCTTGCTGCTGCTGGGCTGCTTTGTGGCAGGGCGTTGCCACGGCCGCCGCCGGCAACTGGCGATCATTGTCGTGATGCTGATCACCGGCTTTGGCTGGGCCAGCCTGCGCGCGCACTGGCGCATGGCAGACCGGCTTGATCCTGCGCTGGAACAAACCCGGGTCGTGGCAGAGGGCTATGTCCGTGGCCTGCCGCAGACAAGTGAATTCGGCGTGCGTTTTGTGTTTGTGCCCACCCGTGTGCTAAGCCAGAACGCCACGCTGCCCGGCCGGCTGTCGCTCTCCTGGTGGGGCGAACACCCGGCGCTGTCGGCCGGCACCCGCTGGCAATTCACCCTGCAGCCCCGGCGCGTACACGGCCAGCAGAACCCGGGCGGGTTCGATTTCGAGGGCTGGATGTTGCAACAAG
This is a stretch of genomic DNA from Silvimonas iriomotensis. It encodes these proteins:
- a CDS encoding UbiH/UbiF family hydroxylase, which produces MKFHDADVLIVGGGLVGCALACALKDTPLQVTLVDSHPPAQSWDAATWDSRIYAISPASRRFLTQIGAWQRMDASRLQSVGQMRIAGDDGRAELAFTAVEAGSDELARIVESRELQRALWQAAADSANVTLVAPAQPSALHDEADGGKLLALAHGPRLSARLVVGADGVQSWVRTQAGIEEKTTPYHQWGVVANFECEKPHLATASQWFFEDGVLAFLPLAGQRMSMVWSCGELRKNALLGLSAEALCQEVARAGQHRLGELKIISPAAAFPLRLMQVADLVKPGLALIGDAAHAVHPLAGQGVNLGFGDAMELARILVAEPASRCGDYLVLRRYERARRENVLLMQGVTHGLQKLFNNANPVLRVLRNTGLGLTDQWAWLKHKLIQHAMNA